One genomic segment of Gadus chalcogrammus isolate NIFS_2021 chromosome 3, NIFS_Gcha_1.0, whole genome shotgun sequence includes these proteins:
- the LOC130380138 gene encoding E3 ubiquitin-protein ligase RNF38-like — MKRITSEPERATGGAYHCHPEHAYGGESDKSEDSPSPKRQRLSSQSVLEQLTSAAPPPPTPSPPIRPWELGHPSRRPPHPHPHPHPHPHPHPHPAFHQERCLTPGRQRRSPPARRQRGRPARPSRHPPPQLHHQPQQQQQQQQTPHQQNQQQHQHPSPLGPGARLSPTDPQNENYHHPPPPPPPPPPAAPHPAAATAHHAFPAHAHASYGQPASVGTGGAPPPPAEEPRAFHPPTLSSRLLHHHHAHHHHPAHPHPHPHHHHHHQHPHPHQHHAHPHPHHATQQGAMVLDLHEQLQQQGSVPVSYTMTPVPPHGLAGPMCSGQHLPPACSSQQQVPSCSVVFSTGQHYHPMLQACSVQHLPVPYAFPSLLSSDPQFLLPPPPHLSPHPPHLPPPGPFLPFQAQQPRSPLQRIENDVELLGDQLSVGGGYSYPHHPHHHPHHHHHQHQQQQPPSSPLQFLSHHDPMSQELFTVPYPHFMPRRITGRRYRSQHTVPPSPYHPSFLPYVLSMLPVAPAVGPTVGPTISLELDVDEGEVENYEALLNLAERLGEAKPRGLTKADIDQLPSYRFNPSNHQSEQTMCVVCMCDFETRQLLRVLPCNHEFHAKCVDKWLKANRTCPICRADASEVQRDSE, encoded by the exons AGCGAGGACAGCCCCAGCCCCAAGCGCCAGCGGCTGTCCAGCCAGTCGGTGCTGGAGCAGCTGACCTCGGCGGCCCCGCCTCCGCCCacgccctccccccccatccGGCCCTGGGAGCTGGGGCACCCCAGCCGccggcccccccaccctcacccccacccacacccccaccctcacccccacccccaccctgcctTCCACCAGGAGAGGTGTCTGACGCCCGGCCGCCAGAGACGCAG ccccccagCGAGGCGTCAGCGGGGCCGCCCGGCCAGACcctcccgccacccccccccccagctccaccaccagccccagcagcagcagcagcagcagcagaccccccaccagcagaaccagcagcagcaccagcacccctcccccctcggccccggggcccgcctCTCCCCCACCGACCCCCAGAACGAGaactaccaccacccccccccgccccctccgccgcccccgcccgcggccccccaccccgccgccgccaccgcgcaCCACGCCTTCCCCGCCCACGCACACGCCTCCTACGgccagcccgcctccgtggggACCGGGGgggcgccgcccccccccgccgaggAGCCCAGGGccttccacccccccaccctgtcctcacgcctgctgcaccaccaccacgcccaccaccaccacccggcgcacccccacccccacccccaccaccaccaccaccaccagcatccccacccccaccagcaccacgcccacccccacccccaccacgccACGCAGCAGGGGGCGATGGTCCTGGACCTGCACGAGCAG ctgcagcagcagggtaGCGTGCCCGTGTCCTACACCATGACCCCCGTGCCCCCCCACGGCCTGGCCGGCCCAATGTGCAGCGGCCAGCACCTCCCCCCCGCCTGCTCCTCCCAGCAGCAGGTTCCCAGCTGCAGCGTGGTCTTCAGCACGGGCCAGCACTACCACCCG ATGCTGCAGGCCTGCTCGGTGCAGCACCTCCCCGTGCCCTACGCCTTCCCCTCCCTGCTGTCCAGCGACCCCCAgttcctgctcccccccccaccccacctctccccccaccctccccacctGCCCCCTCCCGGCCCCTTCCTGCCCTTCCAGGCCCAGCAGCCCCGCTCG CCCCTGCAGAGGATCGAGAACGACGTGGAGCTGCTAGGCGACCAACTGTCAGTGGGCGGGGGCTACAgctacccccaccacccccaccaccacccccaccaccaccaccaccagcaccagcagcaacagc ccccctcctcccccctgcaaTTCCTCTCCCACCACGACCCAATGTCGCAGGAGCTGTTCACCGTG CCCTACCCCCACTTCATGCCTCGGCGAATCACAGGCCGGCGCTATCGCTCGCAGCACACGGTGCCCCCGTCACCCTATCACCCCAGCTTCCTGCCCTACGTCCT CTCCATGCTCCCCGTAGCCCCCGCCGTGGGCCCCACCGTGGGCCCCACCATCAGCCTGGAGCTGGACGTGGacgagggagaggtggagaactACGAG gcgCTACTGAACCTGGCCGAGCGACTGGGCGAGGCCAAGCCCCGCGGTCTGACCAAGGCCGACATCGACCAGCTGCCCTCGTACCGCTTCAACCCCAGCAACCACCAGTCAGAGCAGACCAT GTGCGTGGTCTGCATGTGTGACTTCGAGACGCGCCAGCTGCTGCGAGTACTGCCCTGCAACCACGAGTTCCACGCAAAGTGTGTGGACAAGTGGCTCAAG GCTAACCGGACGTGTCCTATATGCCGAGCAGATGCCTCAGAGGTCCAGAGAGATTCTGAgtga